In one window of Desulfonatronum thioautotrophicum DNA:
- the hemL gene encoding glutamate-1-semialdehyde 2,1-aminomutase, with product MSDSKALFTKAQELIPGGVNSPVRACLSVQSDPLFISRARGSRMWTVEGKELIDYVMSWGPMLLGHSHPAVVEAVHEAVDQGASFGAPCPAEVELADLLVKALPGVDMVRMVNSGTEATMSALRLARGYTGRNKVIKFVGCYHGHSDAFLASAGSGVATLSIPGTPGVPEAVVADTFLAPYNDLDAVEALFRAHGDEIAAVIVEPVAGNMGMVLPQPGFLPTLRVLTERSGALLIFDEVITGFRLAYGGAQNIFGVVPDLTCLGKIIGGGFPVGAYGGRREIMSRIAPCGDVYQAGTLSGNPVAMAAGVATLKELAKSDYMDLTIRTKELAMELKSILEERGVSVQLNCMASMFTLFFAPDPVTDFASAAKADAVTYASFFRQMRDAGIAFAPSGFECAFTSFAHTSEDFEQTLDACRTVHF from the coding sequence ATGTCTGATTCGAAAGCATTGTTCACGAAAGCCCAGGAACTGATTCCGGGCGGAGTGAACAGCCCGGTGCGGGCCTGTCTCAGCGTCCAGAGCGATCCCCTGTTCATCAGCAGGGCGCGGGGTTCGCGGATGTGGACCGTGGAAGGCAAAGAGTTGATTGACTATGTCATGTCCTGGGGGCCGATGCTGCTTGGGCACTCCCACCCCGCGGTGGTTGAAGCCGTGCATGAGGCCGTGGACCAGGGCGCCAGTTTCGGGGCTCCCTGTCCGGCCGAGGTAGAGCTCGCGGACTTGCTCGTCAAAGCCTTGCCCGGGGTGGACATGGTCCGCATGGTCAATTCCGGGACCGAGGCGACCATGAGTGCCCTGCGGCTGGCCCGCGGCTACACGGGCCGCAACAAGGTGATCAAATTCGTGGGCTGCTATCACGGCCACAGTGACGCCTTCCTGGCCAGCGCCGGTTCCGGCGTGGCTACCCTGTCCATCCCCGGCACTCCGGGAGTTCCCGAGGCCGTGGTCGCGGACACGTTCCTGGCCCCATACAACGATCTGGACGCCGTGGAAGCGCTTTTTCGGGCCCACGGGGACGAGATCGCCGCGGTGATTGTGGAGCCGGTGGCCGGAAACATGGGCATGGTCCTGCCCCAGCCCGGCTTTCTGCCCACCCTACGCGTTCTGACCGAGCGCTCCGGCGCGCTGCTGATTTTCGATGAGGTGATCACCGGCTTCCGTCTGGCGTACGGCGGGGCACAGAACATTTTCGGGGTTGTTCCGGACCTGACCTGTCTGGGCAAGATCATCGGCGGCGGATTTCCGGTGGGCGCCTATGGCGGTCGCCGGGAGATCATGTCCCGCATTGCTCCCTGTGGCGACGTCTACCAGGCCGGCACGCTTTCCGGAAACCCGGTGGCCATGGCCGCCGGAGTGGCGACCCTCAAGGAACTGGCCAAGTCCGACTATATGGATCTGACCATTCGGACCAAGGAACTGGCTATGGAATTGAAAAGCATCCTGGAAGAACGAGGAGTTTCCGTCCAGCTCAACTGCATGGCTTCAATGTTCACCCTGTTTTTCGCCCCAGACCCGGTCACGGATTTCGCGTCCGCGGCCAAGGCCGATGCCGTGACCTACGCCTCTTTTTTTCGGCAGATGCGTGATGCCGGGATTGCCTTTGCACCTTCGGGTTTTGAGTGTGCCTTTACCTCGTTCGCGCACACTTCGGAGGATTTTGAGCAGACCCTGGATGCCTGCCGGACCGTCCACTTCTAG
- the ahbB gene encoding siroheme decarboxylase subunit beta — protein MSTANTTKNFSNAEQAALRLLQADIPDTERPYQVIAEQTGLTEKAVLTLLQDLKEQGVVRRFGATLRHQQAGYGANAMVAWFVEQDRDLDEVGAIMAQRPEITHCYQRVNCYAWPYNLYTMVHARSREECLEVVEQLARVAQVPQYDILFSRKELKKTSMAYF, from the coding sequence ATGAGCACGGCAAACACAACCAAGAATTTTTCCAATGCGGAACAAGCGGCCTTGCGACTTCTCCAGGCTGATATCCCGGATACGGAGCGACCGTATCAGGTAATAGCCGAGCAGACCGGCCTCACGGAAAAGGCTGTTCTCACGTTGTTGCAAGATCTCAAGGAGCAGGGCGTGGTCCGTCGCTTCGGCGCGACCTTGCGCCATCAGCAGGCGGGATATGGTGCCAATGCCATGGTCGCCTGGTTCGTTGAACAAGATCGAGATCTGGACGAGGTTGGGGCGATCATGGCCCAACGCCCGGAAATCACCCACTGCTATCAACGGGTGAACTGCTATGCCTGGCCCTACAATCTCTACACCATGGTCCACGCCCGAAGCCGCGAGGAATGCCTGGAAGTGGTGGAGCAACTGGCCCGGGTCGCCCAGGTTCCCCAGTACGATATTCTGTTCAGCCGCAAGGAGCTGAAGAAGACCTCCATGGCGTATTTCTAG
- a CDS encoding MucR family transcriptional regulator — protein MDEYIKQALEIVKAQAGVRPMTEEEMMSMVTKIATSLRGVSETGTIVEPGTETPPELNIDPKKAIKEKSVTCLECGKTFKVLTKKHLATHGLTPDEYREKYGYKKGTPLIAKSLSKARRRKMQEMQLWTKKGMKPGPV, from the coding sequence ATGGATGAATACATCAAACAAGCATTAGAAATTGTAAAGGCCCAGGCTGGTGTTCGCCCCATGACCGAGGAAGAAATGATGTCCATGGTCACGAAGATTGCCACAAGTTTGCGGGGTGTCTCGGAAACTGGAACGATAGTTGAGCCTGGAACTGAAACTCCCCCCGAGTTGAATATCGATCCCAAAAAAGCGATCAAGGAAAAGTCCGTAACCTGCCTGGAATGTGGAAAAACCTTTAAGGTTTTAACCAAGAAGCATCTGGCTACGCACGGGTTGACCCCAGACGAGTATCGGGAAAAATACGGGTACAAAAAGGGGACGCCATTAATCGCCAAATCACTTTCCAAAGCTCGGCGCAGAAAGATGCAGGAAATGCAGCTTTGGACAAAGAAAGGCATGAAGCCTGGACCAGTATAA
- the rfaD gene encoding ADP-glyceromanno-heptose 6-epimerase, whose translation MYVVTGGAGFIGSALAWKLNQQGITDVLIVDDLGRGEKWKNLVNLHYADYLHKTTFLQLLEQGKLGTEIKAILHMGACSSTTEADAEYLMENNYRYTKILAQFCLRHDIRFIYASSAATYGDGARGFDDDPALMNQLKPLNMYGYSKQLFDLWALRSKATNRMVGLKFFNVFGPNEYHKSEMMSVVCKAFRQIGESGRLRLFKSHRPDYRDGEQQRDFIYIKDCLDVVWWLLEHRDINGIFNLGRGEAKSWNDLAAAVFTAMGRPMDIEYIDMPETIREKYQYFTMAEMKRLQSLGCPTTFRSLEDGVTDYVRTYLMTEDPYLA comes from the coding sequence ATGTACGTTGTAACGGGAGGCGCTGGATTCATTGGCAGCGCTCTGGCATGGAAGCTGAACCAACAAGGCATCACGGACGTGTTGATCGTGGACGACCTGGGGCGGGGAGAAAAGTGGAAAAATCTGGTCAACCTGCACTACGCCGACTATCTGCACAAGACCACCTTTCTTCAACTTCTGGAACAGGGCAAGCTTGGTACGGAAATCAAGGCCATCCTGCACATGGGTGCCTGCTCCTCCACCACGGAAGCGGATGCCGAATACCTCATGGAGAACAACTATCGCTATACCAAAATTCTGGCCCAGTTCTGCCTGCGCCATGATATTCGCTTCATCTATGCCAGCAGCGCCGCGACCTACGGTGACGGTGCCCGTGGTTTTGACGATGACCCCGCCTTGATGAACCAACTCAAGCCATTGAACATGTACGGGTATTCCAAACAGCTCTTCGACCTCTGGGCCTTGCGCAGCAAAGCGACGAACCGGATGGTCGGACTGAAGTTTTTCAATGTCTTTGGCCCCAACGAATACCACAAGAGTGAAATGATGAGCGTCGTCTGCAAGGCATTTCGCCAGATCGGCGAATCCGGGCGGCTGCGTCTGTTCAAATCCCACCGCCCGGACTACCGTGACGGGGAGCAGCAACGAGATTTTATCTATATCAAGGACTGCCTTGACGTCGTCTGGTGGCTGCTGGAACACCGCGACATCAACGGCATCTTCAACCTGGGCCGGGGTGAGGCCAAATCCTGGAACGACCTGGCCGCCGCCGTCTTTACGGCCATGGGGCGACCAATGGACATCGAGTATATCGACATGCCGGAAACCATCCGGGAAAAGTACCAGTACTTTACCATGGCCGAGATGAAACGGCTGCAATCTTTAGGATGTCCCACGACCTTCCGATCACTGGAGGACGGAGTGACCGACTACGTGCGCACCTACCTGATGACCGAGGATCCTTACCTGGCTTGA
- a CDS encoding AMP-binding protein has translation MTTTQTSDGFTPQAPPRTVPETLDRGVTLFSDRPLLGLVEGEPITYAEFRTKVREHAETLTHLGVGHGDRVAVFSENRPEWALVYFAASSLGAVLVPILPDFHPSSVLHILRHSGAKVLMASERCLAKLEELNQQHLTVIVLDDFRILPPESWAGWAKEVIRSSFKDRERLQSLARHVTGHGTPATPKEDDLASIVYTSGTTGRAKGVMLTHRNVVSDAWMTRELVDLGPQDRMLSILPLAHTMEFTLGLLLPMMHGTQIRYLGGVPSPQLLMDAMAKIRPTFMLSVPLVIEKIFKRRIQPKLTGSAVGRTLYRFDASRKMLHKLAGKKMSQSFGGSLRGYCIGGAPLSVEAETFLREAGFPYAMGYGLTEASPLVAGTGAAGVRRRSSGRALNGVEIRIAVQQDSDQAPHVGRTQDGGGVVGEIQVRGPNVMQGYYQEPELTAEVFTEDGWLRTGDLGTLDKDGYLFIRGRLKNLILGPSGENIYPEEVENVLNEQKYVMESLAFELDGKVAARVFLDYDRLDEEVSWRKMSEFEARKYVTTLLETIRTRANAELASFARINKIIEQTEAFEKTPTHKIKRYLYTSASPPF, from the coding sequence ATGACCACGACGCAAACAAGCGACGGCTTCACCCCCCAAGCCCCTCCCCGCACTGTACCCGAAACCCTGGACCGTGGAGTTACGCTGTTCAGCGACCGCCCGCTTCTCGGCCTGGTGGAGGGAGAACCCATCACCTATGCCGAGTTCCGGACCAAGGTCCGGGAACATGCCGAAACCCTGACCCACCTGGGCGTGGGGCATGGGGACAGGGTGGCCGTTTTTTCTGAAAACCGGCCGGAATGGGCTTTGGTCTATTTTGCGGCCAGCTCCCTGGGAGCCGTGCTGGTCCCGATCCTCCCGGACTTTCACCCGTCCTCGGTTCTGCACATTCTCCGGCACAGCGGAGCCAAGGTATTGATGGCCTCGGAACGCTGCTTGGCAAAGCTGGAGGAGCTGAACCAGCAGCACCTGACCGTGATCGTCCTGGACGACTTCCGGATTTTGCCTCCGGAATCCTGGGCCGGTTGGGCCAAGGAAGTGATCCGTTCCAGTTTCAAGGACCGGGAGCGCTTGCAATCCCTGGCCCGGCACGTGACCGGCCACGGCACTCCGGCGACGCCCAAGGAGGACGACCTGGCCTCCATCGTCTACACCTCCGGAACTACCGGGCGGGCCAAAGGGGTGATGCTCACCCACCGCAACGTGGTTTCCGACGCCTGGATGACCCGGGAACTGGTGGATTTGGGACCCCAGGACCGGATGCTCTCCATCCTGCCCCTGGCCCACACCATGGAGTTCACCCTGGGGCTGCTGCTGCCCATGATGCACGGAACCCAGATCCGTTACCTCGGCGGGGTGCCCTCGCCGCAACTGCTGATGGATGCCATGGCCAAAATCCGCCCGACGTTCATGCTCAGCGTCCCGCTGGTGATCGAGAAAATCTTCAAGCGCCGCATTCAGCCGAAACTGACCGGCAGCGCCGTAGGGCGAACCCTGTATCGTTTTGATGCGAGCCGAAAAATGCTGCACAAGCTCGCCGGCAAGAAGATGTCCCAGTCCTTCGGCGGCAGTCTGCGCGGCTACTGTATCGGGGGAGCGCCCCTGTCCGTGGAGGCGGAGACCTTCCTGCGCGAAGCCGGATTTCCCTACGCCATGGGCTACGGTCTGACCGAGGCCTCGCCCCTGGTGGCCGGGACCGGAGCCGCGGGCGTCCGGCGGCGTTCCTCGGGCCGGGCCTTGAACGGCGTGGAGATCCGCATCGCCGTGCAACAGGACAGCGACCAGGCCCCTCATGTCGGCCGAACCCAGGACGGCGGCGGAGTGGTCGGCGAAATCCAGGTCCGCGGTCCCAACGTCATGCAGGGCTATTATCAGGAGCCGGAACTGACCGCGGAGGTGTTCACCGAGGACGGCTGGCTGCGCACCGGAGACCTGGGCACGCTGGACAAGGACGGCTACCTGTTCATCCGTGGACGCCTGAAAAACCTGATCCTCGGCCCCAGCGGGGAGAACATCTACCCGGAGGAGGTCGAAAACGTCCTCAACGAACAAAAGTACGTGATGGAATCCCTGGCCTTCGAACTGGACGGCAAGGTCGCGGCCCGGGTCTTCCTGGATTACGACCGCCTGGACGAGGAGGTCTCCTGGCGGAAGATGAGCGAATTTGAGGCCCGCAAGTACGTCACCACTCTGCTGGAAACCATCCGGACCCGCGCCAACGCCGAGCTGGCCTCCTTCGCCCGGATCAACAAGATCATCGAGCAGACCGAGGCTTTCGAGAAAACCCCGACCCATAAAATCAAGCGCTATCTCTACACCAGCGCCTCACCGCCATTTTGA
- the glpX gene encoding class II fructose-bisphosphatase, whose protein sequence is MSQETPQRNLALDLARVTEAAALASSRWLGKGDKVRGDHAAVEAMRLSFSAIDIDGVVVIGEGEKDEAPMLYNGEKLGTGRGPEVDVAVDPVEGTRLLAYGRPNAIAVVALAPRGTLYDPGPAFYMKKMAVPHEAKYQVDIKAPVAENLRRVAKALGKAVDDLSVFVLDKPRHAELIKEIREAGARIQLHTDGDVAGALMATTPGGEVDMMVGTGGTPEGVLAAVAIKIMGGEMQCMLDPQSEEERRAVEKAGYNQRSVLTVDDLVQSDDVFFAATGISGGTFLKGVEFTGKGAVTHSMVMRGRTGTFRRIEAQHSFAKLMRISSIEYHKTEPH, encoded by the coding sequence ATGTCCCAGGAAACCCCGCAACGCAATCTGGCCTTGGATCTGGCCCGGGTGACCGAGGCCGCGGCCCTGGCCTCTTCCCGCTGGCTGGGCAAGGGCGACAAGGTGCGCGGCGACCATGCCGCGGTGGAGGCCATGCGCCTGAGCTTCAGCGCCATCGACATCGACGGCGTAGTGGTCATCGGCGAAGGCGAGAAGGATGAGGCCCCGATGCTCTACAACGGGGAAAAGCTCGGCACGGGCCGGGGGCCGGAGGTGGACGTGGCCGTGGACCCGGTGGAGGGGACTCGCCTGCTGGCCTATGGCCGGCCCAACGCCATCGCCGTGGTCGCCCTGGCCCCGCGTGGAACGCTCTATGATCCCGGCCCGGCCTTTTACATGAAAAAGATGGCCGTGCCTCACGAGGCCAAATACCAGGTAGACATCAAGGCCCCGGTGGCCGAAAATCTACGCCGGGTGGCCAAGGCCCTGGGCAAGGCTGTGGACGATCTGTCGGTCTTTGTTCTGGACAAGCCCCGGCATGCGGAGCTGATCAAGGAAATCCGGGAAGCCGGAGCCCGCATCCAGCTGCATACGGACGGCGACGTGGCCGGGGCCCTGATGGCCACGACTCCGGGGGGAGAAGTGGACATGATGGTCGGCACCGGTGGTACCCCGGAAGGCGTGCTGGCCGCGGTGGCCATCAAGATCATGGGTGGGGAAATGCAGTGCATGCTGGATCCGCAGTCCGAGGAGGAACGCCGGGCCGTGGAGAAAGCCGGATACAACCAGCGCAGTGTGCTGACCGTGGATGACCTGGTCCAGAGCGACGACGTCTTTTTCGCGGCCACCGGCATATCCGGCGGAACATTCCTGAAGGGTGTCGAGTTCACCGGCAAGGGCGCGGTGACCCACTCCATGGTCATGCGCGGCCGAACCGGAACCTTTCGCCGCATCGAAGCCCAGCACTCCTTCGCCAAACTGATGCGCATCAGTTCCATAGAGTATCATAAAACCGAGCCACACTAA
- the rpe gene encoding ribulose-phosphate 3-epimerase → MPTTPPNILTPSLLSSDFSRIGEELVALEQAGLEWVHWDVMDGAFVPNITFGPPVIKACRKRSRLFFDVHLMIQEPDRYLADFVDAGANMLCVHAEACVHLERTVSEISRLGAKVGVALNPHTPLNMVEYLLPQLDMVLVMTVNPGFGGQSFIPFTMHKVRQLRAMIQEIGAETFIQVDGGVTPDNIRELADHGANVFVSGSAFFGYPPYADRLETFMRAVNKS, encoded by the coding sequence ATGCCGACCACGCCCCCCAACATCCTCACCCCCTCCCTGCTTTCCTCGGACTTCAGTCGCATCGGCGAAGAGCTGGTCGCCCTGGAGCAGGCCGGCCTGGAGTGGGTGCATTGGGACGTCATGGACGGGGCTTTTGTGCCCAATATCACCTTTGGTCCACCGGTTATCAAGGCCTGCCGCAAGCGAAGCAGGCTGTTCTTCGACGTCCACCTGATGATCCAGGAGCCGGATCGCTATCTGGCTGATTTTGTGGATGCCGGCGCGAACATGCTTTGCGTGCATGCCGAAGCCTGCGTCCATCTGGAACGGACGGTTTCCGAAATCAGCCGCCTGGGCGCCAAGGTTGGCGTGGCCCTGAACCCGCACACCCCACTGAACATGGTGGAATATCTTTTGCCTCAACTGGACATGGTCCTGGTGATGACCGTGAATCCCGGCTTCGGCGGGCAGTCGTTCATTCCGTTTACCATGCACAAAGTCCGGCAGCTGCGAGCCATGATCCAGGAAATCGGTGCCGAGACCTTCATCCAGGTGGACGGCGGCGTCACCCCGGATAATATCCGGGAACTGGCCGATCACGGGGCTAACGTCTTTGTCTCCGGATCGGCATTTTTCGGCTACCCGCCCTACGCGGACCGCCTGGAAACCTTCATGCGGGCCGTCAACAAGTCATAG
- a CDS encoding glycosyltransferase family 9 protein: MSAHLVIQLARFGDLIQTKRLVRGLQADPDHEVHLAVDTGLVPLATLLYPGVIVHGLPVHTSRAKPDSIVRACVTLVAALKAADITRVYNLNLSAYNHALAGLFAPEQVAGYQWNQGQLVRGLWPEMVFRLSVHRLTNPLNLMDYWGFFLDPPLVPNLVNPPATAKGGGLGVVLAGRHARRTLPVPIVARIIQATAARSTGRIHLLGTMAERGAARALRPLLPAAIQGRLNDLTGRTDWNGLAEVVQGLDLLLTPDTGTMHLAAHLGTPVMAFFLSSAWAFETGPYGEGHLIWQSVEPCAPCLEAAPCSRDAACATSFADKAVLSRLAQLAQLKGETLSSGPALPLPLENICLLDTHLDDFGQDLRPLAGELPERDARLAHRELLRSHGLRTAPRRVRLEQAAAKALYHETDWMIDMP, from the coding sequence ATGAGCGCGCACCTGGTCATCCAACTGGCCCGGTTCGGGGACCTCATCCAGACAAAGCGACTGGTGCGCGGCCTGCAAGCCGACCCGGATCATGAGGTCCACCTGGCCGTGGATACCGGGCTGGTCCCGCTGGCCACATTGCTTTACCCAGGGGTGATCGTCCACGGTCTGCCGGTCCACACTTCCCGGGCCAAACCCGATTCCATTGTTCGGGCCTGCGTCACTCTCGTTGCGGCGTTGAAAGCCGCCGACATCACCCGGGTCTACAATCTGAACCTCTCCGCATACAACCATGCCCTGGCCGGGCTGTTCGCACCGGAGCAGGTCGCTGGCTACCAATGGAATCAGGGACAGCTGGTTCGCGGTCTCTGGCCGGAAATGGTCTTTCGCCTCAGCGTGCACCGGCTGACCAATCCCCTGAACCTGATGGACTATTGGGGTTTTTTTCTCGATCCGCCCTTGGTGCCAAATCTGGTCAATCCACCGGCAACAGCCAAGGGCGGGGGCCTGGGCGTGGTCCTGGCCGGCCGCCATGCCCGGCGCACCCTTCCAGTCCCCATAGTGGCCCGGATCATCCAGGCCACGGCCGCCCGGAGCACGGGCAGGATCCACCTCCTGGGCACCATGGCCGAGCGTGGAGCGGCCAGGGCCTTGCGTCCCCTGCTCCCGGCGGCGATCCAGGGCAGGCTGAACGATTTGACCGGACGGACCGATTGGAACGGACTGGCCGAGGTGGTCCAAGGTCTGGACCTGCTGCTGACCCCGGACACCGGGACCATGCACCTGGCAGCCCACCTGGGCACTCCGGTCATGGCCTTTTTTCTTTCGTCGGCCTGGGCCTTTGAGACCGGACCTTACGGAGAGGGGCACCTGATCTGGCAATCCGTGGAACCGTGCGCTCCCTGCCTGGAAGCCGCTCCCTGCTCCCGGGACGCGGCCTGCGCAACGTCTTTTGCGGACAAGGCCGTCCTGAGCCGGCTGGCCCAACTGGCCCAACTGAAAGGGGAAACGTTGTCCAGCGGTCCCGCTCTTCCTCTCCCTCTGGAAAATATCTGCCTGCTGGATACCCATCTGGATGACTTTGGCCAGGACCTGCGACCTCTCGCTGGAGAGCTGCCGGAACGCGACGCCCGCCTGGCCCACCGCGAGCTGCTGCGATCGCACGGATTGCGGACCGCACCACGCCGGGTCCGTCTGGAGCAGGCCGCGGCCAAGGCCCTGTACCATGAAACCGACTGGATGATCGATATGCCATGA
- a CDS encoding CgeB family protein: MTATPLRILTVLPLYGGSLPIGRYCTRALRSLGHTVECFEAPEFHGAFRALKEQRIAADRMVALENSFLQLVAQTILAKVEHFEPDLVLALAQAPLSRQALQRLRRDKVATAMWFVEDYQVFPYWKAFARLYDAFAVIQKAPFFGLLEELDQRNTLYLPLAADPDIHCPLKLSAVDQRRYGSNLSFLGAGYPNRLVAFRQFLSQDFKIWGNDWPAHGPLTPLLQRPGERISPEEAVKIFNAAKINLNLHSSVKAEPLIPDGDFVNPRTFELASCQAFQLVDRRGLLADLFTDEELAVFEDMEGLHVAIRHYLAHTEERQAMSRRARERVLREHTYQHRMTTLLTFLRERLGLGRKQEQIPAQGPSALADVQGPGDVAPGRPESPLDGLSPDLRAQVDGLLRDLNLRSSVRFDDLIWAIRQRQGTLSELETALLFLDAWRKQYLGER; encoded by the coding sequence ATGACCGCCACACCCCTACGAATTCTCACGGTCCTGCCCCTGTACGGGGGATCCCTGCCCATCGGCCGCTACTGCACCCGGGCTCTGCGCAGCCTGGGGCATACAGTGGAGTGCTTCGAAGCCCCGGAATTTCACGGGGCCTTCAGAGCACTCAAAGAACAGCGTATTGCCGCGGACCGGATGGTGGCCCTGGAAAATTCCTTTCTCCAGCTCGTGGCCCAGACCATTCTGGCCAAGGTGGAACACTTTGAGCCGGACCTGGTCCTGGCCCTGGCCCAGGCGCCCTTGAGCCGCCAGGCGTTGCAGCGCCTGCGCCGGGACAAGGTGGCCACGGCCATGTGGTTCGTGGAGGACTACCAGGTCTTCCCGTACTGGAAAGCCTTTGCCCGTTTGTATGACGCCTTTGCGGTGATCCAGAAAGCGCCGTTTTTCGGTCTTTTGGAAGAGCTGGACCAGCGCAACACCCTCTACCTGCCCCTGGCCGCGGATCCGGACATTCACTGCCCACTGAAGTTGTCTGCCGTTGACCAGCGCCGCTATGGATCAAACCTCTCCTTCCTTGGTGCCGGCTACCCGAATCGCCTGGTCGCCTTCCGCCAATTCCTCTCCCAGGACTTCAAGATCTGGGGCAATGACTGGCCTGCCCATGGCCCTCTGACACCGCTCCTGCAACGCCCCGGAGAACGAATCAGTCCGGAGGAGGCGGTCAAGATCTTCAACGCGGCAAAAATCAACCTGAATCTGCATTCCAGCGTCAAGGCCGAACCGCTGATCCCCGACGGAGACTTCGTCAACCCCCGGACCTTTGAACTGGCCTCCTGCCAAGCCTTCCAACTGGTTGACCGCCGTGGCCTGCTGGCCGATCTGTTCACGGATGAGGAGCTGGCCGTGTTTGAGGACATGGAGGGCCTGCACGTTGCGATCCGCCATTACCTGGCTCATACCGAGGAGCGGCAGGCCATGAGCCGTCGAGCACGGGAACGGGTTCTGCGCGAGCATACCTACCAGCACAGGATGACGACCCTTTTGACCTTTCTGCGGGAACGCCTGGGGTTGGGCCGGAAACAGGAGCAGATCCCGGCCCAAGGACCGTCAGCTCTCGCCGATGTCCAGGGTCCTGGAGACGTGGCACCTGGCCGGCCGGAATCGCCCCTGGACGGGCTCTCTCCCGACCTCCGCGCCCAGGTGGATGGCCTGCTTCGCGACCTGAATCTGCGATCCTCAGTTCGCTTTGATGACCTTATTTGGGCCATCCGCCAGCGCCAAGGCACCCTCAGCGAGTTGGAGACGGCTCTGCTCTTCCTGGATGCGTGGCGCAAACAGTATCTCGGAGAACGCTAG
- a CDS encoding stomatin-like protein encodes MSAPLIALLVLAGFIVLVLLKTAVVVPQKSEYIVERLGKYNNTLGAGFHILVPFLDRVAYRFSLKEEVFDIPSQTCITKDNVTVEVDGLIYLQVVDSKLSAYGINDYRMAASQLAQTTLRSCIGRIDLDKTFEERETINGQVVESIDQAAQAWGVKVLRYEVKDILPPESVKKAMEAQMTAEREKRAAIARSEGERQSTINRAEGDRQDAILRSEGEKQKRINEAEGRAKEILIVAQATADGLSTIAKQLEAPGGQDAANLRVAEQYVGEFGRLAKVSNTLIIPGNVADLAGMVSSAMAAFQNITPVRTATGQEHAPMRGHPKG; translated from the coding sequence ATGAGCGCTCCGCTTATTGCATTGCTGGTTCTCGCCGGATTTATCGTTCTCGTCCTGCTCAAGACCGCCGTGGTTGTTCCCCAAAAAAGCGAGTACATTGTTGAACGGCTGGGGAAATACAACAACACGCTTGGGGCGGGTTTTCATATCCTGGTTCCCTTTCTCGACCGTGTGGCCTACAGATTTTCACTGAAGGAAGAGGTTTTCGACATTCCCAGCCAGACATGCATTACCAAGGACAACGTCACCGTTGAGGTGGACGGCCTCATCTATTTGCAAGTCGTGGACAGCAAGCTTTCCGCTTACGGGATCAACGACTACCGGATGGCCGCATCCCAGTTGGCCCAAACAACTTTGCGATCCTGCATCGGCCGGATTGATCTGGACAAGACATTTGAGGAGCGCGAGACCATCAACGGTCAGGTTGTCGAATCCATCGATCAGGCGGCACAGGCCTGGGGTGTGAAGGTCTTGCGTTACGAGGTCAAGGATATCCTGCCCCCGGAATCCGTGAAAAAGGCCATGGAAGCCCAGATGACCGCGGAGCGGGAAAAGCGGGCGGCCATCGCCCGCTCAGAGGGTGAACGCCAGTCCACGATCAACCGGGCTGAGGGCGACAGGCAGGACGCCATCCTGCGTTCAGAGGGGGAAAAGCAAAAACGCATCAATGAAGCGGAGGGGCGGGCCAAGGAAATTCTGATCGTTGCGCAGGCCACGGCGGATGGTTTGAGTACGATTGCCAAGCAACTGGAAGCGCCGGGCGGACAGGACGCCGCGAATCTTCGCGTAGCCGAACAGTATGTCGGCGAATTCGGCAGGCTTGCCAAGGTTTCCAATACGCTGATCATTCCGGGCAATGTCGCGGATTTGGCCGGGATGGTCTCCTCGGCCATGGCCGCGTTTCAAAACATTACGCCCGTGCGGACAGCCACCGGCCAGGAGCATGCTCCCATGCGCGGCCACCCCAAGGGATAA
- a CDS encoding NfeD family protein, with translation MIPDAWITPWLAWFLAAIAFATLEMFLPIFIFLFIAIGCLGVALALLLFDLSLTQQLILFIVVTISSLLVLRKSMMRIFRGVTADRSDTDFNDFPYGERVQVLRAIKPPQAGRIQHRGTAWDAVADEPVDAGTTVEIIGYTGSSRQTFHVRKSN, from the coding sequence ATGATTCCTGATGCCTGGATAACACCCTGGCTGGCTTGGTTTTTGGCCGCCATTGCTTTTGCAACTCTTGAAATGTTCCTGCCGATTTTCATCTTTTTGTTTATTGCCATCGGTTGCCTAGGGGTTGCTTTGGCCCTGCTGCTTTTTGATCTCTCGCTGACGCAACAGTTGATCCTCTTTATCGTCGTAACCATTTCATCCCTTCTCGTCCTGCGCAAGTCGATGATGCGTATTTTTCGTGGAGTCACCGCGGATCGCAGTGATACAGACTTCAATGATTTTCCCTACGGTGAGCGTGTCCAGGTGTTGCGAGCCATCAAGCCTCCGCAGGCGGGACGTATCCAGCATCGAGGGACTGCCTGGGATGCCGTGGCGGATGAACCGGTCGACGCGGGGACAACGGTTGAGATTATTGGTTATACGGGAAGTTCCCGCCAAACGTTTCACGTTCGTAAATCGAATTAG